The Xiphias gladius isolate SHS-SW01 ecotype Sanya breed wild chromosome 4, ASM1685928v1, whole genome shotgun sequence genome includes a window with the following:
- the akap12b gene encoding A-kinase anchor protein 12b codes for MLGTITLTVGQPDGVSVAQKEEAPETMGTIQDEVAPQVNGEKEEKESHDADDISPVEEKAADEKPNDASEVGFKKIFRFVGFKFTLKKDKSDEKDPVKLVIVKDKEGEEVSGTDEPTKEEEEALTAEETSSAEEKEVDTEAPTVEAELNNDNTDKAETNDTPAKGIAAEATDETVKAEGAEKEEESAPPSQDTTMSPFRKLFIAGIFSNLRKKASIKKTKEEEEKEAAVDEENAKTEETPAALDEKKEKAGAEQDIKEEAPASPEEEKSEPKEDTPVIPEEAKSQASPVPEVTVETPAPKAATNDETKQEEEKAEGSAEEEKAPAEVSSEAELLSSQEKAKPQGSPLKKLFTGAGLKKLSTKKKRNKTDTDSKLTESGELGAEQLQSSTESAEAPQADSGPSSPEESGEHVIAVEVTQNGSSQETEGEVASDGEKKKEGIVAWSSFKKLVTPKKLVKRSSESEDEATGEKPVKSATLSSSEGAALADNSVEEETKEEKPIEEEPKTENTEKLVSSTEEPKKKMDTSVSWEALMCMGGAKKRTRRTSDSEDEETKIEEEAAAAGAAAAAAAAVAATAAVEGEQEGKTEAAIVTSQNTDIEKEVVSSPEPLSSPPERESAWDTLKRLVLSKNKAKVEEKPEESADQAQSDSEAPKDESSFSLRKFFPGRRKKKSEKQASTELCSGEEDSETPAVVPLSEYDKQVEAEQEAAAEPAAVQIRVSSEDRSPSWIPATVEDSDDKHDQLSDIPEEAENAATPKSVDTDTAEDETEDQAMLSPKAPGRMGRRLSTAEVKPVAPAPAAVTTPVPQGPKLESAKEIVGGIEAQISEIPTQTSVTVEEVPVQVASETTEYEPLTENAESKENTILERHTRNEAMAICTGLGTKEIAKVALEKPVMPLAECVAVVRDALSTEVSVVEKPARTEEAIVGEDAVLKAQVHQVETTELEPVVGNSLSEVADIQSATVSYEAEIEKVGVISTVLEQSEFVQATTLSENSPRTVIVSAITPTAETAVCTTSAEVSEPTVESKEVNMDMEQLSATEENTAIKEVVQLLTQELSSTICETTKNIITEETEPAIPIVIPSEEVPVITEKVDVVSLLSVESDQVQNVSEPVGYKPNQVQETDKKRTAVETVESTTVQTGETSAVTESASKKMEEIKEDVRQASEIEAQSMVTAQPAIQDKMDKISKDTSKPKKTITPTPVQAIATTEKEIEITTETPVIIKAPVTVICEKPAPKLPQALHVAMEVIDTIPIEVTEILDDSVEEEEKKPEEELKQAVEVKVSEETVVVEEVIESRSGEELEQVKEEQCKDEAEVQEPDVKEAAEEVKPQSEENKPEAPSEENKEKVLEIHMPVQVVLQTAQVVEDPSVEEEAVEEFGSNGPMVEDTSINTNSPASAKKRSTLSEEAQGTASGEVPAASQVTEPAASQTEAEKTASGKCVEVMAQVIEVIEEAVKDIEPLSTEITTAS; via the exons ATGCTTGGAACAATTACTCTAACAG TTGGCCAGCCTGATGGTGTGTCTGTGGCTCAGAAGGAGGAGGCTCCTGAGACTATGGGCACCATCCAGGATGAAGTGGCTCCTCAAGTGAATggtgagaaagaggagaaagagtcTCATGATGCCGATGACATCTCCCCTGTAGAGGAGAAGGCAGCGGATGAGAAACCTAATGATGCCAGTGAAGTGGGCTTCAAGAAGATCTTCCGCTTTGTGGGCTTTAAGTTCACGCTGAAAAAGGACAAGAGTGACGAAAAAGACCCTGTGAAGCTAGTGATAGTCAAAGataaagaaggagaggaggttAGTGGGACTGATGAACCcacaaaggaggaggaggaggctctCACTGCTGAAGAGACGAGTTCAGCTGAAGAAAAGGAAGTTGACACAGAGGCACCTACTGTTGAAGCAGAACtcaataatgataatactgaCAAAGCTGAAACCAATGATACCCCTGCTAAAGGCATTGCTGCTGAAGCTACCGATGAAACAGTAAAGGCGGAAGGAGCCGAGAAGGAAGAAGAGTCTGCTCCACCCTCTCAGGACACCACCATGTCCCCCTTCAGAAAGCTCTTCATTGCAGGAATCTTCTCTAACCTGCGAAAGAAGGCCAGCATCaagaagacaaaagaggaagaggagaaagaggcagCTGTTGATGAGGAGAACGCTAAGACAGAGGAAACTCCTGCTGCACTggatgaaaagaaggaaaaggccGGGGCGGAGCAGGATATCAAGGAGGAGGCACCAGCAAGTCCTGAGGAAGAAAAATCTGAGCCCAAGGAGGATACACCAGTTATTCCTGAGGAAGCAAAATCACAGGCAAGCCCAGTGCCTGAGGTAACTGTCGAAACCCCTGCTCCTAAAGCAGCCACTAATGATGAGACCaaacaagaagaggaaaaggcAGAAGGTAGTGCAGAAGAGGAGAAGGCTCCTGCAGAGGTGTCATCTGAGGCTGAGCTGTTATCATCACAGGAGAAGGCAAAGCCCCAGGGAAGCCCACTGAAGAAACTTTTCACAGGAGCTGGCTTGAAGAAGCTGTCAACtaagaaaaagaggaacaagACAGATACTGACAGCAAACTGACTGAGTCTGGGGAGCTGGGAGCTGAGCAACTTCAGTCCTCGACTGAGTCAGCAGAGGCTCCCCAAGCTGACAGTGGGCCCTCATCTCCAGAGGAGTCAGGAGAGCATGTAATTGCTGTTGAGGTGACCCAGAATGGGTCTAGCCAAGAGACTGAAGGTGAAGTTGCCTctgatggagagaagaaaaaagaggggatTGTTGCCTGGTCCTCCTTCAAGAAACTAGTAACACCCAAGAAACTTGTGAAAAGGTCGTCTGAGAGCGAAGATGAAGCCACAGGTGAGAAACCAGTAAAGTCAGCTACGCTGTCCTCTTCTGAGGGTGCTGCATTAGCAGATAACAGTGTTGAGGAGGAGACTAAGGAGGAAAAGCCGATTGAGGAAGaaccaaagactgaaaacactgaaaaactggTCAGCAGCACTGAGGAGCccaaaaagaaaatggacaCCTCTGTCTCGTGGGAGGCCCTGATGTGTATGGGTGGAGCCAAAAAGAGGACAAGGAGGACCTCTGATTCTGAGGATGAGGAGACCAAGATTGaagaggaagcagcagcagcaggagcagcagcagcagcagcagcggcagtggcagcaacagcagcagtagaagGGGAACAGGAGGGCAAAACCGAGGCTGCCATTGTCACTTCCCAAAATACAGACATTGAAAAAGAAGTTGTTTCCTCCCCTGAACCTTTAAGCAGCCCCCCTGAGAGAGAATCTGCCTGGGACACACTGAAACGCTTAGTTCTGTCAAAGAATAAGGCCAAAGTTGAGGAAAAGCCTGAGGAGAGTGCAGACCAAGCCCAGTCAGACAGTGAAGCACCAAAAGATGAGTCATCTTTCTCTTTGAGGAAGTTCTTCCCTGGACGCAGGAAGAAGAAGTCTGAAAAACAAGCCTCCACTGAACTGTGCTCAGGTGAGGAGGACTCTGAAACCCCAGCTGTCGTTCCTCTTTCAGAGTATGACAAGCAAGTTGAGGCTGAACAGGAAGCGGCGGCAGAACCAGCTGCAGTCCAGATTAGAGTGTCCTCTGAAGATAGATCCCCCTCATGGATTCCAGCCACTGTTGAAGACTCTGATGATAAACACGATCAGCTGAGTGACATcccagaggaggcagagaatgCTGCCACGCCAAAGTCTGTTGACACTGACACTGCAGAGGATGAAACTGAGGACCAGGCTATGCTGTCCCCTAAAGCTCCAGGTCGCATGGGGCGTAGGCTGTCGACAGCTGAAGTTAAGCCCGTCGCCCCAGCTCCAGCTGCAGTAACAACCCCTGTTCCGCAGGGACCCAAATTGGAAAGCGCCAAGGAGATTGTGGGGGGTATTGAGGCCCAAATCAGTGAAATTCCAACCCAGACATCTGTGACTGTTGAAGAGGTACCAGTACAGGTAGCTTCTGAAACAACTGAGTATGAACCATTAACTGAGAATGCAGAATCTAAGGAGAATACCATCCTGGAGCGACATACTCGTAATGAGGCCATGGCTATCTGCACTGGCCTAGGCACCAAGGAGATTGCCAAAGTAGCTCTGGAGAAGCCTGTGATGCCCCTTGCAGAGTGTGTGGCTGTGGTCCGTGATGCTCTGAGCACAGAAGTGTCAGTGGTAGAGAAGCCAGCAAGGACAGAGGAAGCCATTGTTGGAGAAGATGCAGTGCTAAAGGCCCAAGTGCACCAAGTAGAAACCACTGAACTTGAGCCTGTTGTTGGGAATTCCTTGAGTGAAGTGGCTGACATTCAATCCGCCACAGTGAGCTATGAAGCCGAGATTGAGAAGGTTGGAGTCATCAGCACTGTTCTTGAGCAGTCTGAGTTCGTTCAGGCCACTACCTTGAGCGAGAACTCTCCTAGAACTGTAATAGTCAGTGCTATTACACCAACAGCTGAAACAGCTGTTTGTACAACAAGCGCAGAAGTCAGTGAGCCAACTGTAGAGTCCAAGGAAGTGAACATGGACATGGAGCAGCTTTCTGCCACTGAAGAAAATACAGCTATAAAAGAGGTAGTTCAGCTCTTGACTCAGGAGTTATCTTCTACTATATGTGaaactacaaaaaacattatcacAGAGGAGACTGAGCCAGCCATCCCTATAGTCATACCAAGTGAGGAGGTTCCTGTTATCACAGAAAAAGTGGATGTTGTAAGCCTGCTCAGTGTGGAGTCTGACCAAGTGCAAAATGTATCAGAGCCAGTTGGTTATAAGCCGAACCAGGTGCAGGAAACCGATAAGAAGCGTACAGCTGTAGAGACTGTGGAGTCCACTACGGTTCAAACAGGAGAGACCAGTGCAGTCACTGAGTCGGCCAGCAAGAAGATGGAAGAAATCAAGGAGGATGTGCGACAAGCCAGTGAGATTGAGGCTCAGAGCATGGTCACTGCCCAGCCTGCCATTCAGgataaaatggataaaatttcaaaagacacgtctaaaccaaaaaaaaccatcacCCCAACTCCAGTCCAGGCAATAGcaacaacagagaaagagattgaGATCACAACTGAGACCCCTGTTATCATTAAAGCCCCTGTTACTGTCATTTGTGAAAAACCAGCACCAAAGTTACCTCAGGCACTTCATGTTGCCATGGAGGTTATTGACACCATCCCAATAGAGGTCACAGAGATCCTTGATGACTCtgtagaagaggaggagaagaaaccaGAGGAAGAGCTGAAGCAAGCAGTTGAGGTAAAAGTAAGTGAAGAAACTGTTGTAGTGGAAGAAGTCATAGAGAGTCGGAGTGGTGAAGAGCTTGAACAGGTCAAGGAGGAACAGTGCAAAGATGAAGCAGAGGTTCAGGAACCAGATGTAAAAGAAGCAGCTGAGGAAGTGAAACCACAATCAGAGGAAAATAAGCCAGAGGCCCCttctgaggaaaacaaagagaaagtgCTTGAGATCCACATGCCAGTCCAGGTGGTCCTGCAGACAGCGCAGGTGGTTGAGGACCCATCAGTGGAAGAAGAGGCTGTGGAAGAGTTTGGCAGCAATGGTCCCATGGTTGAAGACACCAGTATAAATACTAACAGCCCTGCAAGTGCAAAGAAACGCTCAACACTGTCAGAGGAAGCTCAAGGGACAGCCTCAGGAGAAGTCCCTGCTGCCAGCCAAGTCACAGAGCCAGCAGCCAgccagacagaggcagagaaaacagcATCGGGAAAGTGCGTAGAAGTGATGGCGCAGGTGATCGAAGTGATTGAGGAGGCTGTGAAGGATATCGAACCTCTGTCCACAGAGATCACAACTGCATCATGA